One window of Trifolium pratense cultivar HEN17-A07 linkage group LG5, ARS_RC_1.1, whole genome shotgun sequence genomic DNA carries:
- the LOC123885749 gene encoding uncharacterized protein LOC123885749, producing the protein MEDSEAVDDQNSGWFQVKKKHRNVSKFSLQSWMGGFSGKNASSSQRKQQSVVKKEVNSHGKQKTHGSRSGENFLQSPVPASVASSLSVSKKEVATSSVNTSVVRPKNEIQKSELEPLISTDSQGKHEDAKKLDHTDKTDVAQKPRWGDIEEGCLALPPHENLIGVGIKFGSIGDDSLPSCRKQESTSNQVDSYHAQEKDSTASSIGAETVSDQNSSLRCEDEILGENSKGVKNISLEHSNIQEVNEENIGPEDDTLHCDNKNEEANEAATDCGVNDEHLSANDVANQAHSLINVATDISNTEMAEQNCSLRKVVPSSQVLEVFSESTSVEEVKDQPDGNVENVASGSHNMDALEEGDSNESKERFRQRLWCFLFENLNRSVDELYLLCELECDLEQMKEAILVLQESASDFQELITRVEEFEKVKKSSQVIDGVPVILKSDHRRPHALSWEVRRMTTSPHRADILSSSLEAFRKIQQERASLQSSNNTESSMSKCLTSESVGNGKISRVSDGTHNAKEPAKKSRKYISSSDAITMQSGCDTQISILTSEVNLSKLPLLESSASFATTKGKKDHLGSGADKLPPKKDKAPPEVFNEKNPRSTDNLRRQMLLSEKERERRSSAPGKSLNAWKEKRNWEDILSSPFRVSSRMSHSPSLSRKSAERVRTLHDKLMSPEKKKKTTSDLKKEAEEKHARAMRIRSELENERVQKLQRTSQKLNRVTEWHAVRHMKLREGMYARHQRSESRHEAFIAQVAKRAGDESSKVNEIRFITSLNDENKKLILRQKLHESELRRAEKLQVIKSKQKEDLAREEAVLERRKLIEAEKLQRLAEIQRKKEEAQVRREEERKASSAAREARAIEQLRRKEERAKAQQEEAELLAQKLAERLNESEQRRKIYLEQIRERANLRDQSSPLPRRSLNKEGQGRSTPTNSSDDPQTNIASGIGCSLGIGNIAAQPSIKRRIKKIRQRLMALKFEFVEPPLGGESAGIGYRVAVGAARAKVGRWLQELQRLRQARKEGATSIGLIISEMIKYLEGKDPELQASRQAGLLDFIASALPASHTSKPEACLVTLHLLKLLRVVLSAPANRSYFIAQNLLPPIIPMLSAALENYIKIAASLSTPGNVSLPSTKASAENFESISEILINFLWTVTAIFGHISSEARQLQMRDGLLELLISYQVIHRLRDLFALHDRPQMEGSAFPASIVLSIHLLTVLTSRPGKLSYIDWESSPVAMEQEISSEGAKFANSILSVGQNSWGDYNPLSVINGGSAMHLPDVPEDRPLDEISKVNRNEESVAIGKDCELEHESSVKLKNNDMEKITNQDESKKNQNDIVTSAIPQRDEKHTAQKNEKESILAQPVVFLLSAVSETGLVSLPSLLTAVLLQANNRSSSEQANFILPSNFEEVATGVLKVLNNVALLDLAFLQRMLAMPDLKMEIFHLMSFLLSHCASRWKAPYDQVGSLMLESLSLLGHFALFHPGNQAVLRWGKSPTPTILHKVCDLPFVFFSDPELMPILAGTLVAACYGCEQNKFMVQQELSVDMLLSLLRSCRNAAPATQFNSNLDNIPTDESSGSNQSGIVKHSRSNGKGTRASLGKNGALGNGVKSSRTRSLRDGKATKNSDEAVPKYKQFSSETSHSMLHCRFPHSFLDKVEQFFSADIASEVDEA; encoded by the exons ATGGAGGACAGTGAAGCAGTTGATGATCAGAACTCAGGATGGTTCCAAGtcaaaaag AAGCATAGGAATGTTTCAAAATTCTCTTTGCAGAGTTGGATGGGAGGATTTTCGGGGAAAAATGCTTCTAGCTCTCAACGCAAACAGCAATCCGTGGTTAAAAAGGAAGTCAATTCACATGGCAAACAGAAAACTCATGGTTCTAGGTCAGGGGAGAATTTTTTACAAAGCCCTGTCCCTGCAAGTGTTGCGAGTTCCCTTTCTGTGTCAAAGAAAGAAGTGGCCACAAGCTCTGTTAATACAAGCGTGGTTAGgccaaaaaatgaaattcagaAGTCGGAACTGGAACCGCTAATTAGCACGGATTCTCAAGGTAAACATGAGGATGCTAAGAAGTTAGACCATACAGATAAGACTGACGTAGCCCAGAAGCCAAGATGGGGTGACATAGAGGAAGGGTGCTTGGCACTGCCGCCGCATGAAAACTTGATTGGAGTTGGAATTAAGTTTGGTAGTATTGGAGATGATAGTTTGCCTAGCTGTAGAAAGCAGGAGAGTACTTCTAATCAAGTGGATTCATATCATGCCCAAGAAAAAGACTCAACTGCATCATCTATTGGTGCAGAGACCGTTTCCGACCAGAACTCTTCGCTTAGATGTGAGGATGAAATATTGGGAGAGAATAGTAAAGGTGTTAAGAATATATCTCTGGAGCATTCTAACATTCAAGAAGTGAATGAGGAAAATATTGGTCCAGAAGATGATACATTACATTGTgataataaaaatgaagaagCAAATGAAGCAGCAACCGATTGTGGTGTTAATGATGAACACTTGTCCGCCAATGATGTTGCAAATCAAGCGCATAGCCTTATCAATGTGGCAACTGATATCTCAAATACGGAAATGGCAGAACAAAATTGCAGCTTAAGGAAAGTAGTACCTTCCTCACAAGTGCTCGAAGTTTTCAGTGAATCCACTTCTGTCGAAGAGGTTAAGGATCAACCAGATGGTAATGTGGAAAACGTTGCTTCAGGATCACATAATATGGATGCTCTAGAAGAAGGTGATTCAAATGAAAGCAAAGAAAGGTTTAGACAGAGGCTTTGGTGCTTTCTATTTGAGAATCTTAATAGGTCTGTAGATGAACTGTATCTTCTTTGTGAACTAGAATGTGATTTGGAGCAGATGAAAGAGGCAATTCTTGTTCTTCAGGAGTCTGCATCTGATTTTCAAGAGCTAATCACTAGAGTTGAGGAATTTGAAAAGGTTAAAAAGTCTTCTCAAGTAATTGACGGAGTTCCTGTCATTTTGAAGAGCGATCATCGCAGGCCACATGCTCTCTCATGGGAG GTCCGGCGGATGACAACATCACCGCATAGGGCAGATATACTATCTTCATCTCTTGAGGCTTTTAGGAAGATTCAACAAGAGCGTGCTAGCTTGCAGTCAAGTAATAACACAGAAAGTTCCATGTCTAAATGTTTGACTTCTGAATCTGTTGGCAATGGAAAAATATCTCGGGTCAGTGATGGAACACACAATGCCAAAGAACCAGCAAAGAAGTCAAGAAAGTATATTTCATCTTCTGATGCTATCACAATGCAAAGTGGATGCGACACACAAATAAGCATATTAACTTCAGAAgttaatttatcaaaattacCTCTCTTGGAAAGTTCTGCTTCTTTTGCCACTACCAAGGGTAAAAAAGACCACCTTGGATCTGGAGCTGACAAGCTGCCTCCTAAGAAAGATAAAGCACCTCCAGAAGTTTTTAATGAGAAGAACCCCAGATCCACAGATAACCTTAGGAGGCAAATGCTGCTGTCTGAAAAGGAAAGAGAAAGGAGGAGTTCTGCACCAGGAAAATCCTTGAATGCTTGGAAGGAGAAGAGGAACTGGGAGGACATACTTTCATCTCCATTTCGTGTTTCTTCCCGCATGTCACATTCACCAAGCCTCAGCAGGAAAAGTGCTGAGCGTGTACGTACACTGCATGATAAACTAATGTCTcctgaaaagaagaagaaaacaactTCCGACTTAAAAAAGGAAGCTGAAGAAAAGCATGCCCGGGCTATGAGAATCAGAAGTGAGTTAGAGAATGAGAGAGTCCAAAAGCTTCAACGTACGTCTCAAAAATTAAATCGCGTTACTGAGTGGCATGCTGTTCGTCATATGAAGTTACGAGAGGGCATGTATGCCCGGCATCAACGGAGTGAATCTCGGCATGAAGCTTTTATAGCTCAAGTAGCAAAGAGAGCTGGTGATGAAAGTAGCAAGGTAAATGAGATTCGATTTATTACTTCCTTAAacgatgaaaataaaaaattgatattgcGTCAGAAGCTCCATGAGTCAGAGTTGAGAAGAGCTGAAAAGCTTCAGGTGATAAAATCTAAGCAAAAGGAGGATCTGGCAAGGGAAGAAGCTGTTCTGGAACGCCGGAAACTCATTGAGGCTGAAAAGTTACAGCGTCTTGCTGAGATACAACGGAAAAAGGAGGAGGCTCAAGTCAGAagggaagaagaaagaaaagcaTCAAGTGCAGCACGGGAGGCAAGAGCAATTGAACAACTTCGAAGAAAGGAAGAAAGAGCCAAAGCACAACAAGAAGAGGCTGAACTTTTGGCACAAAAATTGGCAGAAAGACTTAATGAGAGTGAACAACGTCGCAAGATTTATCTGGAGCAAATTCGGGAGAGAGCAAATTTGAGGGACCAGTCATCCCCTTTGCCGCGTCGATCACTAAATAAGGAGGGACAAGGCAGGTCTACACCTACGAACAGCAGCGATGATCCTCAGACAAACATTGCCTCTGGAATAGGTTGTAGTCTTGGAATTGGCAATATCGCAGCACAACCCTCAATAAAGAGAAGAATTAAGAAAATTCGACAAAGGCTTATGGCTTTAAAGTTTGAGTTTGTTGAGCCCCCTCTTGGTGGGGAAAGTGCTGGCATTGGATATAGAGTAGCAGTGGGTGCTGCCAGGGCAAAAGTTGGCAGGTGGCTTCAAGAACTTCAAAGACTTCGGCAAGCAAGAAAAGAAGGGGCCACAAGTATAGGACTGATAATTTCTGAAATGATCAAG taTTTGGAGGGAAAGGACCCTGAGTTGCAAGCATCTCGACAAGCTGGACTACTTGATTTTATTGCTTCTGCCCTGCCAGCTTCTCACACATCCAAACCTGAAGCATGCCTGGTTACATTGCACCTGTTAAAACTTCTGAGAGTTGTACTATCTGCACCTGCAAATAGGAGTTATTTCATTGCACAGAATCTTCTGCCCCCAATCATCCCGATGCTTTCAGCAGCTCTTGAGAACTACATAAAGATCGCAGCATCTTTAAGTACTCCTGGCAATGTCAGTTTGCCCTCAACTAAAGCATCAGCTGAGAACTTTGAATCAATTtctgaaatattaattaattttttgtggaCTGTTACTGCTATTTTTGGCCATATAAGCTCAGAAGCAAGGCAACTTCAGATGCGTGATGGTTTGCTGGAGTTATTGATTTCCTATCAAGTGATTCATCGGTTGAGAGATCTTTTTGCACTTCATGATAGGCCTCAGATGGAAGGATCAGCATTTCCTGCCTCTATTGTCTTAAGCATACATCTTTTGACGGTTTTGACTTCCAGACCTGGTAAATTGAGTTATATTGACTGGGAATCTTCCCCTGTGGCAATGGAGCAGGAAATCAGCTCTGAAGGGGCTAAGTTTGCAAATTCCATACTCTCTGTAGGGCAGAACTCCTGGGGAGATTACAATCCCTTATCGGTGATCAATGGGGGCTCAGCTATGCATTTGCCTGATGTCCCTGAGGACAGACCACTGGATGAAATAAGTAAGGTGAATAGGAATGAAGAATCAGTTGCTATTGGCAAGGACTGTGAATTGGAGCATGAAAGTTCTGTTAAATTGAAAAACAATGATATGGAGAAGATCACTAATCAAGATGAATCCAAGAAAAACCAGAATGATATTGTGACTTCTGCTATTCCTCAGAGAGATGAAAAACATACAGCgcagaaaaatgaaaaagaatcaATTTTGGCTCAGCCAGTGGTATTCCTTCTTTCGGCTGTTTCTGAAACAGGACTTGTCAGCCTCCCTTCTCTTTTGACTGCTGTTCTTCTGCAGGCAAACAATAGATCATCCTCTGAACAG GCAAACTTTATTCTGCCATCTAATTTTGAAGAGGTGGCAACTGGAGTATTGAAGGTATTGAATAACGTGGCTCTTTTGGATCTTGCATTTTTGCAGCGAATGCTG GCTATGCCAGATCTGAAAATGGAAATTTTCCATTTGATGAGCTTCCTTCTTTCTCATTGTGCCAGCAGGTGGAAAGCTCCTTATGATCAG GTTGGCTCGCTTATGCTTGAATCACTATCCCTTCTTGGTCACTTTGCATTGTTTCATCCTGGAAATCAAGCTGTCCTTCGATGGGGAAAGAGTCCCACACCCACCATCCTCCACAAG GTATGCGATCTgccatttgttttcttcagtgACCCAGAGTTGATGCCAATATTGGCTGGCACATTGGTTGCGGCATGCTATGGGTGCGAACAGAACAAgttcatggttcagcaagaactAAGTGTTGATATGCTACTTTCCTTGCTAAGATCTTGCAGAAATGCTGCACCTGCAACTCAGTTTAATTCAAACTTAGACAATATCCCAACAGATGAATCTAGTGGGAGTAATCAATCAGGTATAGTAAAACACAGTCGTTCCAATGGCAAAGGTACTAGGGCTTCCTTGGGAAAGAACGGTGCTTTGGGAAATGGCGTGAAAAGTAGCAGGACAAGAAGCCTGCGGGACGGCAAGGCAACTAAGAATTCAGACGAAGCAGTTCCTAAGTACAAACAATTTAGTTCAGAGACGTCACATTCAATGTTGCACTGTAGATTTCCTCACAGTTTCCTTGATAAAGTAGAGCAGTTCTTTTCAGCTGATATTGCCAGCGAGGTTGATGAAGCCTGA